A region of Nostoc sp. 'Peltigera membranacea cyanobiont' N6 DNA encodes the following proteins:
- a CDS encoding pyridoxamine 5'-phosphate oxidase family protein, whose product MLDIDEMGTKEIHELLQKVGHGHLACAFEGHPYVVPMRYYFEEPNIYIFTTVGMKTKYMDANPEVCLQVEEIHDQKHWRSVTVTGLAEHITIEQDIDRVMQFVKTQNPTLSPAINRTWIDAWGRAEEMALYCIHPTEMAGRTTDGLSRR is encoded by the coding sequence ATGTTAGATATCGATGAAATGGGTACAAAAGAGATACATGAACTCTTGCAGAAAGTAGGACATGGGCACTTAGCTTGTGCCTTTGAAGGACATCCTTATGTTGTACCTATGCGCTATTATTTTGAAGAGCCAAACATCTACATCTTTACTACGGTTGGGATGAAGACCAAGTATATGGATGCGAATCCAGAAGTTTGTTTGCAGGTTGAAGAAATCCACGATCAAAAGCATTGGCGTAGCGTTACTGTAACAGGTCTTGCTGAACACATCACTATTGAGCAAGACATCGATCGCGTGATGCAATTTGTCAAAACCCAAAATCCAACGCTTTCACCCGCGATTAATCGCACCTGGATTGATGCCTGGGGTCGTGCGGAAGAAATGGCGCTCTATTGTATCCATCCTACTGAGATGGCCGGGCGAACCACTGATGGACTTAGCAGGCGGTGA
- a CDS encoding DUF4079 domain-containing protein, which yields MSLHNLAVLQPYLSFFHPITMWILLVVALYAMYLGVQVRRTRLAEGESKKELVKSRFAIRHHQIGSILLALMVMGAIGGITVTYLNSGKIVIGPHLFAGLGMVGLISTSAALVPFMQKHDWVRSIHISLNLILLGLFGWQAVTGVQIVQKILSQMMKNGAG from the coding sequence ATGAGTTTGCATAATCTAGCAGTTCTCCAGCCCTATCTCAGCTTTTTCCACCCGATTACCATGTGGATTTTATTAGTCGTTGCCCTCTACGCCATGTATCTGGGTGTGCAAGTTCGGCGGACGAGGCTGGCAGAAGGAGAGTCTAAAAAAGAACTGGTAAAGAGTCGCTTTGCCATCCGCCATCATCAAATTGGCTCGATCTTGCTCGCGCTAATGGTAATGGGGGCGATCGGGGGGATAACTGTTACCTATCTTAACAGTGGCAAAATTGTGATTGGCCCCCATCTATTTGCCGGGTTAGGAATGGTGGGGTTGATTTCCACATCTGCTGCGTTAGTTCCCTTCATGCAGAAGCATGACTGGGTTCGCAGCATCCACATTTCGCTGAACCTGATTTTACTGGGATTGTTTGGCTGGCAAGCTGTGACAGGGGTGCAAATTGTCCAGAAGATTTTGAGCCAAATGATGAAGAATGGCGCAGGATGA
- a CDS encoding rhodanese-like domain-containing protein, translated as MKNLFLRLLLGILSFICILAIAPIPVASASSMPQAQLSEAIDHFLTSLPSDYYTIANTEALKNIIKNDNAAFNAELIDVRQPSEYNSGHIPNAINIPLQTLIANLDKIPQDRPVVLYCTTGYRSAMGVMTLQILGRTNVHGFPLSIQGWKAAGKPLQK; from the coding sequence ATGAAGAATCTTTTTCTAAGATTATTGCTAGGAATATTATCATTCATTTGTATTTTGGCGATCGCACCCATCCCCGTCGCATCTGCTAGTTCGATGCCCCAAGCCCAATTATCGGAAGCGATCGATCATTTTTTGACTTCTCTTCCTAGCGATTATTACACGATCGCAAATACAGAAGCTCTCAAAAATATTATCAAAAACGATAATGCAGCATTTAATGCAGAATTAATTGATGTCAGACAGCCTTCTGAATATAACTCCGGTCACATTCCCAATGCCATTAATATCCCCTTGCAAACCTTAATTGCCAATCTTGATAAAATTCCCCAAGATCGCCCTGTAGTTCTCTACTGCACAACAGGCTATCGAAGCGCAATGGGAGTTATGACTTTGCAAATATTAGGACGTACTAACGTGCATGGTTTTCCTCTTAGCATTCAAGGTTGGAAAGCAGCAGGAAAACCTTTACAAAAGTAG
- a CDS encoding YgaP-like transmembrane domain encodes MKMNVGSVDRSIRLLLALALFYLVLNPLFV; translated from the coding sequence ATGAAAATGAATGTTGGCTCAGTCGATCGCTCGATCCGCTTACTATTGGCTTTGGCGCTGTTTTATCTGGTATTAAACCCTTTATTTGTGTAA
- a CDS encoding DUF3122 domain-containing protein → MKSIYRFIGATLILGMLVWTLTINLAIAPARATIRQLEEAPGQMVYQSRQTLKDQHGNNWQAIAFKRTPPNGKTSLELRLVGFISAVEIDRSKPLLLADSMGKTLAADDTSSTLFTDLSAPESNVGQYDIQPLLPQLQPEIPLSLTVPAIGGEAINLSVPPSFVQDWQTLFSSRE, encoded by the coding sequence ATGAAATCAATTTATCGTTTCATTGGAGCAACACTCATACTCGGAATGCTAGTCTGGACGTTGACTATTAATCTGGCGATCGCGCCAGCGAGAGCTACCATTCGTCAATTAGAAGAAGCCCCAGGACAAATGGTTTACCAATCTAGACAAACCTTGAAAGATCAGCACGGGAATAACTGGCAGGCGATCGCCTTTAAACGTACTCCTCCCAATGGCAAAACTAGTCTTGAACTCCGTTTGGTGGGGTTTATTAGTGCAGTAGAAATTGACCGCAGTAAACCTTTATTGTTGGCTGATTCAATGGGTAAAACACTTGCTGCGGATGATACCTCCAGTACTCTGTTCACTGATTTATCTGCTCCCGAATCTAATGTAGGACAGTATGATATTCAGCCCTTGTTACCGCAGTTGCAGCCAGAAATTCCTCTAAGCTTGACAGTGCCAGCGATCGGTGGTGAGGCGATTAATCTATCGGTTCCACCATCCTTTGTACAAGATTGGCAAACACTCTTTTCTTCAAGAGAGTAG
- a CDS encoding element excision factor XisI family protein — MGWNGDRYLHSTPIHLSLIGDKIWIQYDDTEEGIANDLTGAGVSKSDIVLGFRHPKVRQYTGFAVA; from the coding sequence ATTGGATGGAATGGCGATCGCTACCTTCACTCTACCCCTATTCACCTGAGTTTAATTGGCGATAAAATCTGGATTCAGTATGACGATACTGAAGAGGGGATAGCAAATGATTTGACGGGTGCTGGTGTTTCTAAAAGTGATATAGTTCTTGGATTTCGTCATCCTAAAGTTCGACAATATACAGGGTTTGCTGTTGCCTGA
- a CDS encoding type II toxin-antitoxin system VapC family toxin, with translation MCTQILREPTINIITYTPELRQLGFDLYGQRSDKGYSLTDCISMVIMRQMGITDVLTHDKHFTQEGFHILF, from the coding sequence ATGTGTACGCAAATCTTACGAGAACCCACCATAAATATTATTACCTATACACCAGAATTGCGACAATTAGGCTTCGATTTATACGGACAGCGTTCAGATAAAGGATATAGCCTGACAGACTGCATTTCAATGGTTATCATGCGACAAATGGGGATTACCGATGTCCTCACCCATGACAAACACTTTACCCAAGAAGGATTTCATATTCTGTTTTAA
- a CDS encoding chaperone modulator CbpM gives MSEFRLSTTVISPEGDRLYTFEYAALVTETSTIVIEQYVQVGLIEPIGSMLRSREIARIAQIQRLRQDLGLNLVGAVMVLDMAQEIAQLRARLKALQS, from the coding sequence ATGAGCGAGTTTAGACTCTCCACTACGGTTATTTCTCCAGAAGGCGATCGCCTTTATACCTTTGAATATGCAGCTTTGGTGACGGAAACCTCAACCATCGTCATTGAACAATATGTGCAAGTGGGATTGATTGAGCCGATTGGTTCCATGCTGCGATCGCGAGAAATTGCGCGAATTGCTCAAATTCAACGGTTACGCCAGGATTTAGGACTAAATCTCGTCGGAGCGGTAATGGTCTTAGATATGGCGCAGGAAATCGCCCAACTGCGGGCAAGGTTAAAAGCCTTACAATCTTGA
- a CDS encoding DnaJ C-terminal domain-containing protein: MPTATDFKDYYAILGVSKTATPEEIKRAYRKLARKHHPDVNPGNSEAEEQFKAINEANEVVSNPETREKYDQFGQYWKQGAAGVAPPGETNANAAGFDQYGNFDDFINDLLGNLGGRKRAGGTHYRTSTQQPDDFTGFRSQAPAPDTEAAIALSFSEAFHGVQKRLQLDDETINVRIPPGAKPGSRIRIKGKGRLSPFSPQRGDLYLTIELFPHRFFQFSGDNLTCEVPIRPDEAVLGTQIHVPTPDGDVMMTVPKGVNSGQSLRLRGKGWILPKGNRTDLILKLQIVSPQELSEIEQDCYEKIQSNSSFNPRSAIEEMKL; encoded by the coding sequence ATGCCGACTGCAACCGATTTCAAAGATTACTACGCCATTTTAGGAGTCAGCAAAACTGCAACTCCTGAAGAAATCAAGCGAGCTTACCGCAAACTTGCCCGCAAACATCATCCTGATGTAAATCCTGGTAATTCAGAAGCAGAGGAACAATTCAAAGCCATCAACGAAGCCAACGAGGTTGTATCGAATCCAGAAACGCGCGAAAAGTATGACCAGTTTGGACAATATTGGAAGCAAGGGGCAGCAGGGGTTGCTCCTCCTGGAGAAACCAACGCAAATGCCGCAGGATTTGACCAATATGGCAACTTTGATGACTTTATCAATGATTTGCTTGGTAATTTAGGCGGCAGAAAAAGAGCAGGTGGGACTCATTACCGCACCTCGACTCAGCAGCCTGACGATTTTACTGGATTTCGTAGCCAAGCACCAGCACCTGATACTGAAGCTGCGATCGCACTTTCCTTTTCAGAAGCATTTCATGGTGTGCAAAAACGGTTGCAGTTGGATGATGAAACCATTAACGTTCGGATTCCCCCAGGTGCTAAACCAGGTAGTCGGATTCGGATTAAAGGAAAAGGTCGCCTCAGTCCTTTTTCTCCACAGCGAGGCGATTTGTATCTCACAATCGAATTATTTCCCCATCGATTTTTTCAGTTTTCGGGTGATAACCTTACCTGTGAAGTTCCCATTCGCCCCGATGAAGCCGTCTTAGGTACTCAAATTCACGTGCCAACCCCAGATGGTGATGTGATGATGACCGTTCCAAAAGGGGTAAATTCCGGGCAATCGCTGCGGCTGCGAGGCAAAGGTTGGATATTGCCGAAAGGAAATCGAACCGATCTAATTTTGAAACTTCAGATCGTGTCGCCGCAGGAGTTGAGCGAAATCGAGCAGGATTGCTATGAAAAGATTCAGTCTAATAGCAGTTTTAACCCCCGTTCTGCAATAGAAGAGATGAAATTATGA
- a CDS encoding DUF1269 domain-containing protein — MSELVVVSFDDKYKADEVLLELLKLERENLADLKDAVVITKNAVGKIRVKPYHDLVEPGDLSNELWGGIISAVFFHRALTIKEGVFDGSFLTEVEESLKPNSSSLFVIISNANLEKIIAEINRFGGKLIRTSFSQDKIDNLQKTLSPA, encoded by the coding sequence ATGAGTGAATTAGTTGTAGTCAGTTTTGATGACAAATATAAAGCAGATGAAGTACTTCTAGAACTACTGAAACTTGAGCGAGAAAACTTAGCAGATTTGAAAGATGCAGTTGTGATTACCAAAAATGCGGTTGGTAAGATTAGGGTTAAACCATATCATGATTTAGTGGAACCTGGAGACTTGAGTAATGAACTCTGGGGTGGAATCATCAGCGCAGTTTTCTTTCATCGCGCTCTTACTATTAAAGAGGGCGTATTTGATGGTAGTTTTTTAACAGAAGTTGAAGAATCTTTAAAACCAAATTCTTCATCATTGTTTGTTATAATTTCCAATGCTAATCTAGAGAAAATAATTGCAGAAATTAATCGTTTTGGAGGAAAGTTAATTAGAACAAGTTTTTCTCAAGACAAAATTGATAACTTGCAAAAAACTCTCAGTCCTGCTTAG
- a CDS encoding NADP-dependent oxidoreductase: MSDSINKQILLKSYPTGEPKESDFALVETAIPELGESEILTRTIYLSLDPYMRGRMSDRASYTTPAALGKVMVGSTVSQVVKSNHPQFAEGDFVLGYDGWQAYGISQGETLRKLDPKQLPISSALGVAGMPGMTAYFSLLDIGQPKAGETVVVSAASGAVGAVVGQIAKIKGCRAVGIAGSDEKCDYIVHELGFDAGINRKTQDLNSALKAACPNGIDIYVDHTAGAILETVLQQINLGARIPLVGLISQYNAETPPPGPNLMPLLIKRASIEGFLVGDYQARQPEFINDVSQWLQAGKLKYKEDVVKGLENAPTAFIGLLQGKNFGKLIIQVGDDPTKK; encoded by the coding sequence ATGTCTGACTCCATAAACAAACAAATTCTGCTCAAAAGTTACCCAACGGGCGAACCGAAAGAAAGCGATTTTGCCCTTGTTGAAACAGCAATTCCAGAACTGGGAGAGTCAGAAATACTCACCCGCACGATTTACTTATCCCTCGATCCATATATGCGAGGAAGGATGAGCGATCGCGCTTCCTATACAACTCCCGCAGCATTAGGTAAAGTCATGGTGGGTAGCACTGTCAGCCAAGTGGTGAAATCAAACCACCCCCAATTTGCCGAGGGAGACTTTGTGCTGGGGTATGACGGTTGGCAAGCTTATGGAATATCCCAAGGCGAAACCTTGAGAAAACTTGACCCCAAACAATTACCAATCTCATCTGCTTTAGGTGTTGCTGGTATGCCTGGAATGACAGCTTATTTTTCCCTGCTAGATATTGGCCAGCCCAAAGCAGGCGAAACTGTTGTGGTTTCTGCGGCTTCTGGTGCTGTGGGTGCAGTTGTCGGTCAAATTGCCAAAATCAAAGGCTGTCGCGCTGTGGGTATTGCTGGTAGCGATGAGAAATGTGATTACATTGTGCATGAATTAGGCTTTGATGCTGGCATTAATCGCAAAACTCAAGACCTGAATTCTGCATTGAAAGCGGCTTGCCCAAATGGAATTGATATCTACGTCGATCATACAGCAGGGGCAATTTTAGAAACAGTGTTGCAACAGATCAATCTGGGCGCGAGAATTCCTTTGGTGGGTTTAATCTCCCAGTACAACGCCGAAACTCCACCACCTGGGCCAAATCTGATGCCTCTCTTGATTAAACGAGCGTCGATCGAAGGGTTTCTAGTTGGTGATTACCAAGCGCGTCAGCCAGAGTTTATCAATGATGTTTCTCAGTGGTTACAAGCTGGCAAACTCAAGTACAAAGAAGATGTAGTAAAAGGTCTGGAAAATGCACCCACCGCCTTTATTGGTTTACTACAAGGCAAAAATTTTGGTAAGTTAATTATTCAGGTTGGTGATGATCCAACAAAAAAATGA
- a CDS encoding DUF6544 family protein, translating to MVEAITKPEEISLDDLWQSASIDNGVFQPELLINLPPVARRYLEKAIAQRPLWGIAPSTHLASAVRLWMHGEIKLGQKWHPFKAEEVICWDRGMIWQATTEMNGLPILGCDRVVDGAGNASWNTIQRSGEDITRSCVGRVQTEAVWLPSVLCRSDVSWTELSASVVQANFTALGEPAELTLTVNNQGMLERMKIRRWGNPEGGDCHYVDFGGIIDESRTFDGYTIPTRLRVGWYFDSPEGRDRFESEGEFFHCTIDKAIYK from the coding sequence ATGGTTGAAGCTATTACTAAACCTGAAGAGATTTCTCTAGATGATTTGTGGCAATCGGCATCAATTGATAATGGAGTTTTCCAGCCCGAATTACTAATCAATCTTCCCCCTGTAGCCCGTCGCTATCTGGAGAAGGCGATCGCGCAGCGTCCCCTCTGGGGAATCGCTCCTAGTACGCATTTAGCCTCAGCAGTGAGATTGTGGATGCACGGCGAAATCAAACTTGGACAAAAATGGCATCCCTTTAAAGCGGAAGAAGTGATTTGCTGGGATCGAGGCATGATTTGGCAGGCGACGACTGAGATGAACGGCTTGCCGATTTTGGGATGCGATCGCGTCGTAGATGGTGCTGGAAATGCTTCGTGGAATACCATACAGAGAAGCGGAGAGGATATCACTCGATCGTGTGTGGGACGAGTTCAGACAGAGGCGGTGTGGCTACCTTCTGTCCTTTGTCGCTCTGATGTATCATGGACGGAATTAAGCGCATCGGTAGTACAGGCTAACTTCACAGCACTCGGCGAACCAGCCGAACTCACTTTAACAGTTAATAACCAAGGTATGTTAGAGCGAATGAAAATCCGTCGCTGGGGGAATCCCGAAGGCGGAGATTGCCACTATGTTGATTTTGGTGGAATCATCGACGAAAGCAGGACATTTGACGGCTACACAATCCCGACTCGCCTCCGCGTTGGTTGGTATTTTGATTCTCCAGAGGGGCGCGATCGCTTTGAGTCAGAAGGTGAATTCTTCCACTGTACGATCGATAAGGCAATCTATAAATGA
- a CDS encoding response regulator — protein MYTNNGFPTNFSSLQGLRVLVVDDNVDCCDLIKLLLQLYDVEVQTAFSVQQALKIFRQWQPDVLVSDITLPQEDGFALIQQVRTKAGEGGKVVLAIAITGYADEKMTKRVLSAGFDLLFTKPLDFDEFLAVLACLAICQQSSYAIAQRILGDFSRHSDLSLEKQLAPAFPS, from the coding sequence ATGTATACAAATAATGGATTTCCTACTAATTTTTCATCCCTCCAAGGACTGCGAGTACTTGTTGTAGATGATAATGTCGATTGCTGCGATTTAATTAAGCTACTGTTGCAACTCTATGATGTTGAGGTACAAACAGCGTTTTCAGTCCAACAAGCTTTGAAAATATTTAGGCAATGGCAACCTGATGTCCTCGTGAGTGATATTACTTTGCCACAAGAGGATGGTTTTGCTCTGATTCAACAAGTGAGAACCAAAGCAGGAGAGGGAGGGAAAGTGGTCTTAGCCATTGCTATAACGGGCTATGCTGATGAAAAAATGACCAAACGTGTGCTGTCTGCTGGATTTGATCTGTTGTTCACCAAACCCCTAGATTTTGATGAGTTCCTTGCTGTGCTTGCCTGTTTAGCAATTTGCCAACAGTCCTCTTATGCGATCGCTCAACGGATTTTGGGTGATTTCTCTAGACACAGCGATCTAAGTCTTGAAAAGCAGTTAGCTCCGGCATTTCCAAGTTAG
- a CDS encoding GNAT family N-acetyltransferase, whose protein sequence is MNEELKHKFYISTDPSKLDIKMIHDFLQTSYWAEKIPLATVEKSINNSLSFGLYEDNQQVGFARVITDYATSALLKDVFILEPYRGQGLGKWFVQYILEYPELQDVQRWMLGTKDAHGLYRRYGFKNLTEPEKIMIRLNHNCDRA, encoded by the coding sequence ATGAACGAAGAATTAAAACATAAATTTTACATCAGCACCGATCCATCCAAGTTGGATATTAAAATGATTCATGATTTTTTACAAACTTCCTATTGGGCTGAAAAGATCCCATTAGCCACTGTGGAAAAATCAATAAACAATTCTTTATCTTTTGGGCTTTATGAAGATAATCAACAAGTTGGCTTTGCGAGAGTCATCACTGACTATGCAACTTCTGCGTTGTTAAAAGATGTTTTTATTCTGGAGCCTTATCGGGGACAGGGTTTAGGAAAATGGTTTGTACAATATATTTTGGAATATCCAGAATTGCAAGATGTTCAAAGGTGGATGTTAGGTACAAAAGATGCTCATGGACTTTATCGCCGTTATGGTTTTAAAAATTTGACCGAGCCGGAAAAAATTATGATCCGTTTAAATCATAATTGCGATCGAGCTTAA
- a CDS encoding RecQ family ATP-dependent DNA helicase, protein MNQPTTKSWQEVRAAFQKIWGYEDFRPPQGEIVSSLLAQKDALIIMPTGGGKSICFQLPALLQTGLTLVVSPLVALMENQVQELRESHQKAALLHSELSSSQRRATLQSLERQQLRLLYLSPETLLSAPVWEKLCHPQLQINGLILDEAHCLVQWGDTFRPAYRRLGAVRPALLKSKPPGTKISIAAFTATADPLAQKTIQTVLQLQQPEIFRLNPYRPNLHPSVRIAWTPRGRKQQLLKFIQNRPQQSGLVYVRTRRDSEDLAQWLAEMGYATASYHAGLGATERREVEASWLSGKIPFVVCTCAFGMGINKSNVRWVVHFHAPHLLSEYVQEIGRAGRDGKPAEALTLVSEPTGWLDPEDKQRQQFFQEQMRSQQQIAQQLVKKLPKQGEVNAVTRQFPDGATALALLHSSGQLNWLDPFHYTIGQKAGNQPPTQLHAAKQMHQYLTTKQCRWQFLLNAFGFDKDAANWRCGHCDNCRQ, encoded by the coding sequence ATGAATCAGCCTACAACAAAATCTTGGCAAGAAGTCCGCGCGGCTTTTCAAAAAATCTGGGGTTATGAAGATTTTCGTCCGCCACAGGGAGAAATTGTCAGCAGTTTATTGGCACAAAAAGATGCGCTGATTATTATGCCCACAGGTGGCGGGAAATCGATTTGTTTTCAACTTCCTGCATTGCTACAAACAGGATTAACTTTGGTAGTCTCGCCCTTAGTGGCACTGATGGAAAATCAAGTGCAGGAACTACGAGAAAGCCACCAAAAAGCAGCACTTTTGCATAGTGAATTATCTTCATCTCAACGTCGTGCAACTCTGCAATCTTTGGAACGTCAACAGCTAAGATTACTTTATTTATCACCAGAAACTTTGCTCAGTGCGCCAGTGTGGGAAAAATTATGTCACCCGCAATTGCAAATTAACGGTTTGATTTTAGATGAAGCTCATTGTTTAGTGCAGTGGGGTGATACTTTTCGCCCAGCTTATCGCAGATTAGGCGCGGTGCGTCCGGCATTGCTAAAATCAAAACCACCAGGAACAAAAATTAGCATCGCTGCTTTTACCGCGACTGCTGATCCCTTAGCCCAAAAAACTATTCAAACAGTTTTACAATTACAGCAACCAGAGATTTTCCGTTTAAATCCTTACCGTCCGAATTTGCATCCCAGCGTTCGCATTGCTTGGACACCACGAGGTAGGAAACAACAATTATTAAAGTTTATTCAAAATAGACCTCAACAATCGGGGTTAGTTTACGTTCGCACTCGGAGAGATAGCGAAGATTTAGCCCAATGGTTAGCAGAGATGGGTTATGCTACAGCTAGTTATCATGCAGGATTGGGTGCAACAGAACGCCGTGAAGTAGAAGCAAGCTGGTTAAGTGGCAAAATACCCTTTGTGGTGTGTACCTGTGCCTTTGGTATGGGGATTAATAAAAGTAATGTCCGGTGGGTTGTTCACTTCCACGCACCACATCTGCTTTCTGAATATGTGCAAGAAATTGGCCGGGCTGGAAGAGATGGGAAACCGGCTGAAGCGTTAACATTGGTGAGTGAACCTACGGGGTGGTTAGATCCAGAGGATAAGCAAAGACAGCAGTTTTTTCAAGAGCAAATGCGATCGCAACAACAAATAGCGCAGCAACTTGTGAAAAAATTACCAAAGCAGGGAGAAGTGAATGCTGTAACCCGACAATTTCCTGACGGTGCTACGGCGTTGGCTTTACTTCACAGCAGCGGTCAGTTAAACTGGCTCGATCCTTTCCATTACACCATTGGGCAAAAAGCGGGAAATCAGCCACCGACGCAATTACATGCTGCTAAACAGATGCATCAATATCTGACTACAAAGCAGTGTCGTTGGCAGTTTTTGTTAAACGCTTTTGGTTTTGATAAAGACGCAGCTAACTGGCGTTGCGGACATTGTGATAATTGCCGTCAATAA
- the chlP gene encoding geranylgeranyl reductase, with protein MTLRVAVIGSGPAGSSAAETLAASGIETYLFERKLDNAKPCGGAIPLCMVSEFDLPPEIIDRRVRKMKMISPSNREVDINLVNEDEYIGMCRREVLDGFLRDRAAKLGANLINATVHKLDIPGNNTDPYTIHYVDHTEGISQGIAKTLKVDLIIGADGANSRVAKEMDAGDYNYAIAFQERIRLPEDKMAYYNDLAEMYVGDDVSTDFYAWVFPKHDHVAVGTGTMHINKASIKQLQAGIRARASEKLAGGKIIKVEAHPIPEHPRPRRVVGRIALVGDAAGYVTKSSGEGIYFAAKSGRMCAETIVEASNSGSRIPTEGDLKVYLKRWDKRYGLTYKVLDILQNVFYRSNATREAFVEMCDDLDVQRLTFDSYLYKTVVPANPITQLKITAKTIGSLIRGNALAP; from the coding sequence TTGACACTACGGGTTGCTGTTATTGGGTCAGGCCCTGCTGGTTCATCTGCCGCAGAAACACTGGCAGCCTCTGGGATTGAAACCTACCTGTTTGAGCGGAAGCTAGACAATGCAAAGCCTTGTGGGGGCGCAATTCCCCTATGTATGGTGAGTGAATTTGACTTACCACCAGAGATTATCGATCGCCGGGTACGGAAGATGAAAATGATTTCACCTTCTAATCGGGAAGTTGATATTAATCTGGTAAATGAAGATGAATATATAGGAATGTGCCGCCGGGAAGTGCTAGATGGCTTTTTGCGCGATCGCGCGGCAAAACTAGGTGCAAATTTAATTAATGCCACTGTTCACAAACTTGATATACCAGGAAATAATACTGACCCCTATACCATCCATTACGTTGACCATACAGAAGGGATATCGCAGGGTATTGCCAAAACTCTGAAGGTGGATTTAATCATTGGGGCAGATGGGGCTAATTCTCGCGTTGCTAAAGAAATGGACGCTGGGGATTACAATTATGCGATCGCTTTCCAAGAGCGAATTCGCTTACCCGAAGATAAAATGGCCTACTACAACGACCTCGCCGAAATGTATGTCGGTGATGACGTTTCTACTGACTTCTACGCTTGGGTTTTCCCCAAACATGACCACGTAGCTGTCGGTACTGGTACGATGCACATCAATAAAGCCAGCATCAAACAGTTACAAGCTGGTATCCGCGCCCGTGCTTCCGAGAAGCTAGCAGGCGGTAAAATCATCAAAGTCGAAGCCCACCCCATTCCCGAACATCCCCGTCCCCGTCGTGTTGTTGGTCGCATCGCTTTGGTGGGAGATGCTGCTGGTTATGTTACCAAATCTTCTGGTGAAGGTATTTATTTTGCCGCTAAATCTGGGCGGATGTGTGCCGAAACTATTGTAGAAGCATCTAATAGTGGTAGCCGTATTCCTACAGAAGGCGACCTCAAGGTTTACCTGAAGCGTTGGGATAAGAGATATGGACTCACTTACAAAGTGCTGGACATTCTGCAAAATGTATTCTATCGTTCCAACGCTACCCGCGAAGCGTTCGTGGAAATGTGCGATGACCTTGATGTACAACGGCTAACATTCGATAGCTATCTGTATAAGACAGTTGTCCCAGCTAATCCCATTACCCAATTGAAAATTACTGCCAAAACCATTGGTAGTCTAATTCGGGGTAATGCTCTTGCACCTTAA
- the yidD gene encoding membrane protein insertion efficiency factor YidD, translated as MQISLFDSFTRQVSAAAISGYQKHISPHKGFACAHRILYGGESCSGYFKRVIAKEGLQVAFVNSRQRFQACKQANQILRRRAAACRYVSMQIENSEESTEEEAEMQQKQQASGKVGQKSSFISSNNTECFDCANLGCNCAEIVSITPDCGFPDCSALDCGSLDCSGVDCSFLDCGSCGS; from the coding sequence ATGCAGATTTCCTTGTTCGATTCTTTTACTAGACAAGTTAGTGCCGCCGCAATTAGCGGATATCAAAAGCACATTTCCCCACACAAAGGTTTTGCTTGTGCCCACAGAATACTATATGGTGGCGAATCTTGCTCTGGGTACTTCAAGCGGGTAATTGCTAAGGAAGGGTTACAAGTAGCCTTTGTCAATTCTCGTCAACGATTTCAAGCTTGTAAGCAAGCTAACCAAATTTTGCGTAGACGCGCAGCAGCTTGCCGCTACGTGTCTATGCAAATCGAGAATTCAGAAGAATCAACAGAGGAGGAAGCAGAAATGCAACAAAAGCAACAAGCATCTGGTAAAGTTGGTCAAAAATCCTCATTTATTAGCAGCAATAATACTGAATGTTTTGATTGTGCCAATTTGGGCTGCAATTGTGCCGAGATAGTTAGCATAACTCCTGATTGTGGTTTCCCCGATTGTAGTGCCCTAGATTGTGGTTCTCTAGATTGCAGTGGTGTTGATTGTAGCTTCCTCGATTGCGGTAGTTGTGGTAGCTAA